In the genome of Triticum urartu cultivar G1812 chromosome 5, Tu2.1, whole genome shotgun sequence, one region contains:
- the LOC125510412 gene encoding ARF guanine-nucleotide exchange factor GNOM-like: MGGLRAASESPSSGAGSSGVAMACVVASEVATVLAVMRRNVRWAGVRYGGDDGGGAEEEHLDHPLIAGLKSLRRRAAAWGTRWPEADPLLCLRPFLDVVRSDETGAPITGSALSSLHKLLSLDLVAPGGGAPEAMGAVVEAVTGCRFEVTDPASEEAVLARVLQVLLACVRGRAAPALSNRHVCAIVTTCFRVVQQAGTKGELLQRVSRQTMQEVIRCVFARLADIEPTAIVNEQISKNQDLGAEELGNGKSDYVCLNSSGDEVGGGFGAVQDKDMMEPLGVPCMVEILQFLCSLLNIAEDMDVSQRMNGIDYDEDVPLFALGLINSAIELSASFIDRHPKLLAFVQDELFHNLMQFGLSMSPLILSTVCSTVFTLFYHLRQELKLQIEAFFSCVILRLAQGRYGASYQQQEVALEALVDFCRQKEFMAEMYANMDCDLQCSNIFEDLANLLSRSAFPVNSPLSALNVLALDGLVAVIQAIAERTDHAHQHHGQTVPEISEYFPFWQLKCEGSNDPDQWVRFVHQQKSIKRKLMVGVEHFNRDKKKGFEYLQGVHLLPEKLDPRSVALFFRYTPGLDKNLLGEYLGNHDEFSILVLHEFAKTFDFEDMNLDAALRLFLETFRLPGESQKIQRILEAFSERYYEQSPHMFVNRDAALVLSYSVIMLNTDQHNVRVKKKMTEEDFIRNNRRINGGNDLPREFLLELFYSICRNEIKTIPEQGAGCSEMSYSRWVDLMWKSKRTSVYIACDSYPFLDNDMFPIMAGPSVAAISVVFDNVEHEEILTGCIDGFLSVAKLAAFYHLDDVLNDLVVGLCKFTTLLNNSYADDPVIAFGVDTKARMATEAVFTIATTYGDHIRSGWRNIVDCILRLHKIGLLPGRLTGDTGDDQESSSDSLPSKLGSYALVPQALPINTPKKTYGLMGRFSQLLYLDAEEPRSQPTEEQLAAQRNALETVKKCQIGTIFTESKFLQADSLSNLARALIQAAGRPQRITSSLDDEGTAVFCLELLITVTLNNRDRIVLLWQGVYEHITHIVQSTVMPCNLVEKAVFGLLHICQRLLPYKENLVDDLLRSLQLILKLDARVADAYCENITLEVTRLVKANATHIKSQMGWRTIISLLCVTARHPDASDAGFEALVFIMSEGAHLSPANFIVSVEASRQFAESRLGSSERSIHALNLMADSVNCLTRWSREVKEAGGEADRILEGIAEMWLRLVQALRKVCTDQREEVRNHALLCLHRCLIVDGISVSSSAWLMSFDIIFQLLDELLEIAQSYSPKDFRNMEVSLLHAVKLLCKVFLQSLKDLSAQSSFSKLWLEVLDMIEKFMKVKLRGRRTEKLHEAIPELLKNILLVMKANGVLSKTSASEENTLWEATWLQVNKVAPSLQPEVFPDIESDSAAEGEQSKPESSAQEGQTAEQ; this comes from the exons atGGGCGGCCTCAGGGCAGCGTCGGAGTCGCCGTCGTCGGGAGCGGGGTCGTCGGGCGTGGCGATGGCGTGCGTGGTGGCGTCGGAGGTGGCCACGGTGCTGGCCGTCATGCGCCGCAACGTGCGCTGGGCGGGCGTGCGCTACGGcggggacgacggcggcggcgccgaGGAGGAGCACCTCGACCACCCCCTCATCGCGGGGCTCAAGTcgctccgccgccgcgccgccgcgtgGGGGACCCGCTGGCCCGAGGCCGACCCGCTCCTCTGCCTCCGCCCCTTCCTCGACGTCGTGCGCTCCGACGAGACCGGCGCGCCCATCACCGGCTCCGCGCTCTCCTCCCTGCACAAGCTCCTGTCCCTCGACCTCGTGGCGCCCGGCGGGGGCGCCCCCGAGGCCATGGGCGCCGTCGTGGAGGCCGTCACGGGCTGCCGCTTCGAGGTCACCGACCCGGCCTCCGAGGAGGCCGTCCTCGCCCGGGTCCTGCAGGTGCTGCTCGCCTGCGTGCGCGGCCGCGCAGCCCCCGCGCTCTCCAACCGCCACGTCTGCGCCATCGTCACCACCTGCTTCCGCGTCGTGCAGCAGGCCGGCACCAAGGGGGAGCTCCTGCAGCGCGTCTCCAGGCAGACCATGCAGGAGGTCATCCGCTGTGTCTTCGCCCGCCTTGCTGACATTGAACCCACCGCCATCGTCAACGAGCAG ATTAGCAAGAACCAAGATTTGGGTGCTGAGGAGCTAGGGAATGGGAAGAGTGATTATGTTTGTTTGAAtagctccggggatgaggtcggaGGTGGCTTTGGTGCCGTTCAAGACAAGGACATGATGGAGCCGCTCGGGGTTCCTTGCATGGTGGAGATATTACAGTTCTTGTGCTCCCTCTTGAACATAGCCGAAGACATGGATGTGAGCCAAAGGATGAATGGCATTGATTATGATGAGGACGTGCCCCTCTTTGCTCTGGGGTTGATAAATTCTGCCATTGAGTTGTCAGCTTCGTTCATCGACAGGCACCCAAAGTTGCTGGCTTTTGTACAGGATGAACTGTTCCACAATCTAATGCAGTTTGGCTTGTCAATGAGCCCCCTGATTCTGTCGACAGTGTGCAGCACTGTTTTTACTCTCTTCTACCATTTACGTCAGGAACTTAAGTTGCAAATTGAGGCTTTCTTCTCGTGTGTGATCCTAAGATTAGCCCAGGGTAGATATGGAGCTAGTTATCAGCAGCAGGAAGTCGCCCTGGAGGCTCTAGTGGATTTCTGTCGGCAGAAAGAGTTTATGGCTGAGATGTATGCAAACATGGACTGTGATCTACAGTGTTCAAATATTTTTGAAGACCTAGCTAATCTTCTGTCTAGAAGTGCATTCCCTGTAAACAGTCCATTGTCCGCATTGAATGTTCTTGCATTGGATGGTTTGGTTGCTGTCATTCAGGCGATAGCAGAGAGGACTGATCATGCACATCAGCATCATGGGCAGACAGTTCCAGAAATAAGTGAATATTTTCCCTTTTGGCAGTTGAAGTGTGAGGGCAGTAATGATCCTGATCAATGGGTTAGATTCGTTCACCAGCAAAAAAGCATCAAGAGAAAGCTAATGGTTGGTGTTGAGCATTTCAATAGGGACAAAAAGAAGGGCTTTGAGTACCTGCAAGGTGTCCACCTATTGCCTGAAAAACTTGATCCACGAAGTGTTGCTCTGTTCTTTCGGTACACACCTGGATTGGACAAGAACCTTCTTGGGGAATACCTTGGGAATCATGATGAGTTCTCTATTCTGGTACTTCACGAATTTGCTAAAACCTTTGACTTTGAGGATATGAACTTGGACGCTGCCCTAAGGCTCTTCTTGGAAACTTTCCGGCTGCCTGGTGAGTCACAAAAGATACAGCGGATTCTGGAGGCCTTCTCTGAGAGGTATTATGAACAGTCACCACACATGTTTGTTAACAGGGATGCCGCTCTGGTGCTGTCGTATTCAGTAATTATGCTCAACACAGATCAACACAATGTAAGGGTTAAGAAGAAGATGACTGAAGAAGACTTTATCAGGAACAATCGCCGTATCAATGGTGGGAATGATCTTCCAAGGGAGTTCTTGTTGGAGCTGTTTTATTCTATCTGTCGGAATGAGATCAAAACCATTCCCGAGCAAGGAGCTGGATGCTCTGAGATGTCTTATAGCCGCTGGGTTGATCTGATGTGGAAGTCAAAGAGGACATCAGTGTACATTGCTTGTGACTCCTACCCTTTTCTTGATAATGACATGTTCCCTATCATGGCTGGACCATCAGTTGCTGCTATCTCCGTGGTTTTTGATAATGTTGAGCATGAGGAGATTCTTACAGGATGCATTGATGGTTTTCTATCTGTAGCAAAGCTGGCTGCATTCTATCATCTCGATGATGTATTGAATGATCTTGTTGTGGGTCTATGTAAGTTCACCACTTTGTTGAACAATTCTTATGCTGATGACCCTGTAATAGCTTTTGGGGTGGATACCAAGGCTAGAATGGCAACAGAGGCGGTCTTCACAATTGCAACTACTTATGGTGATCATATACGGAGTGGATGGAGGAATATAGTAGATTGCATTTTAAGGTTGCACAAGATAGGCCTTCTTCCTGGTCGCCTCACTGGCGATACAGGTGACGATCAGGAGTCGTCTTCAGATTCATTGCCTAGCAAGCTTGGTTCATATGCACTTGTACCTCAAGCCTTACCAATCAACACCCCTAAGAAAACATATGGGCTGATGGGTAGGTTTAGCCAACTACTGTACCTAGATGCTGAAGAACCAAGGTCCCAGCCAACTGAGGAGCAACTGGCAGCTCAGAGGAATGCTTTGGAGACCGTAAAGAAATGCCAAATAGGTACCATCTTCACCGAGAGTAAATTCTTACAAGCTGACTCACTCTCAAATCTAGCAAGAGCCCTCATTCAGGCAGCAGGCCGACCTCAGAGGATAACCAGCTCGCTTGATGATGAAGGCACGGCAGTGTTCTGCTTAGAGCTCCTAATTACTGTCACATTAAATAACAGAGACAGGATTGTGCTTTTGTGGCAGGGTGTTTATGAGCACATAACCCATATCGTTCAGTCCACAGTGATGCCTTGCAATCTGGTGGAGAAGGCTGTGTTCGGGCTTCTGCACATCTGCCAGAGGCTGCTTCCTTATAAGGAGAATCTGGTGGATGACTTACTGAGGTCACTGCAGCTGATTTTGAAACTTGATGCTCGTGTAGCTGATGCTTACTGTGAGAACATCACGTTGGAGGTCACACGACTTGTGAAGGCCAATGCAACCCATATCAAATCTCAGATGGGCTGGCGAACTATAATTTCCTTACTCTGCGTCACCGCTCGCCATCCTGATGCTTCTGATGCTGGCTTTGAAGCTCTGGTTTTCATCATGTCTGAGGGAGCACACCTCTCACCTGCCAACTTCATCGTTTCAGTGGAGGCCTCAAGGCAGTTTGCAGAATCCCGGCTTGGGTCTTCAGAGAGATCTATCCATGCCTTGAACCTAATGGCTGACTCAGTAAATTGCCTTACACGCTGGTCACGTGAGGTCAAGGAAGCTGGTGGCGAGGCAGACAGGATATTGGAAGGAATTGCTGAGATGTGGCTGCGGCTAGTGCAGGCATTGAGGAAGGTGTGCACGGATCAGAGGGAGGAAGTGAGGAACCATGCGCTGTTATGTTTGCACAGATGCTTAATAGTTGATGGAATATCAGTTTCCTCTTCTGCATGGTTGATGTCCTTTGATATTATCTTCCAGTTGCTTGACGAGTTGTTGGAGATTGCTCAGAGTTACTCACCAAAGGATTTCAGAAATATGGAGGTGTCCCTCTTGCATGCCGTGAAACTGTTGTGCAAGGTGTTCTTGCAGTCACTTAAAGACTTGTCCGCACagagcagtttcagcaagctgTGGCTGGAAGTCCTCGACATGATAGAGAAGTTCATGAAAGTGAAACTGAGAGGGAGGAGGACTGAGAAGCTACATGAGGCAATCCCTGAGCTACTGAAGAACATACTACTGGTGATGAAAGCAAATGGTGTACTGTCAAAGACTAGCGCCAGCGAGGAGAACACGTTGTGGGAAGCAACATGGCTTCAAGTCAACAAGGTCGCGCCATCGCTGCAGCCAGAGGTTTTCCCTGACATTGAAAGCGACTCCGCAGCAGAAGGCGAGCAGAGCAAGCCGGAGAGTTCAGCACAGGAGGGCCAAACTGCCGAGCAATAG